In a genomic window of Deltaproteobacteria bacterium:
- a CDS encoding CopD family protein: MIGRVAARPFRRTAAFAGAALFLGLILFPAPGLSTEEFARRTGRECAACHVDAPGGGELTAAGKEFLASRAASGKGSPASPLHRGVRFAAGFLHLLTAVMWFGTILYVHLLLKPAYASHGLPRGELMVGWGSIVVMAVTGAILTAYRIPTWEDLFHTRFGVLLTIKIAIYLVMTATAFIVTFIVGPRLAARRVQVDSRKQEMTVEELAAFTGKDGAPAYFAYKGTIYDASGSKLWQKGIHMGKHQAGFDLTEALKLAPHGEDRIFRLPAVKTTVDAAVPGSKPPHLKAFYFMTFLNLFLVLAVLLIIALWRWW, encoded by the coding sequence ATGATCGGGAGAGTCGCCGCCCGCCCGTTCCGGCGGACGGCGGCCTTCGCCGGGGCGGCACTGTTCCTTGGACTGATCCTGTTCCCGGCTCCGGGGCTGTCCACCGAAGAGTTCGCGCGGCGGACCGGCAGGGAGTGCGCCGCATGCCACGTGGACGCTCCGGGCGGCGGGGAGCTCACCGCCGCCGGGAAGGAGTTCCTCGCGTCGCGGGCCGCCTCCGGAAAAGGTTCGCCGGCCTCCCCCCTCCATCGCGGTGTTCGATTCGCGGCTGGTTTCCTCCACCTCCTCACGGCGGTGATGTGGTTCGGCACCATCCTTTACGTGCACCTCCTGCTGAAGCCCGCCTACGCCTCCCACGGGCTGCCCCGCGGGGAGCTGATGGTGGGATGGGGATCCATCGTCGTGATGGCCGTCACGGGGGCGATCCTGACGGCCTACCGCATCCCGACATGGGAGGACCTCTTTCACACCCGGTTCGGCGTGCTGCTGACGATCAAGATCGCCATCTACCTGGTGATGACCGCCACGGCGTTCATCGTGACCTTCATCGTCGGGCCGCGACTTGCGGCACGGCGGGTTCAGGTGGACTCCCGAAAGCAGGAGATGACCGTGGAGGAGCTGGCGGCGTTCACGGGTAAGGACGGGGCGCCGGCCTACTTCGCTTATAAAGGAACGATCTACGACGCGTCGGGCAGCAAGCTGTGGCAGAAGGGGATCCACATGGGGAAACACCAAGCGGGGTTCGACCTGACGGAAGCATTGAAACTCGCCCCCCACGGTGAGGACCGGATCTTCCGGCTCCCCGCGGTGAAAACGACGGTCGATGCGGCCGTGCCCGGATCGAAACCGCCCCACCTCAAGG
- a CDS encoding FAD-dependent oxidoreductase, protein MRYLILGGGPAGIAAAKTLRKEKPDAEIVVATDETDAPYLRPLLPDLILGDAGDDSILDPQGRDLAEKGVRWLTGHRAVRLDMGNRQVDFSDGTREGYDVLLVSTGGKPDVPTPLMKGIPAIRVFDSRKDALAIRERAALPGGAVVYGPGYLAIEACRALRGAKKEVVWVKPDLPKYGYPIAGELEASILDDVRNRGARILEGENIVHAWEKDAETTVVLTRGGEEIPCSLVVVATERVPSVGFLSGSGVMVGTGVLVDDFLRTSAPNVYAAGDCAEFANQPKGVGRINFGWRSAIRQGQLAGENMAGGNKRFGGNEGDYFWALFGFSLLDRAKK, encoded by the coding sequence ATGCGGTACCTGATCCTGGGAGGCGGCCCCGCGGGGATCGCGGCGGCGAAAACGCTCCGGAAGGAAAAGCCCGACGCGGAGATCGTCGTCGCCACGGATGAAACGGATGCCCCGTATCTTCGCCCGCTGCTTCCCGACCTGATCCTGGGGGACGCCGGGGACGATTCGATCCTGGATCCGCAAGGCAGGGACCTTGCGGAAAAGGGCGTGCGGTGGCTGACCGGCCATCGGGCCGTGCGGCTGGACATGGGGAACCGGCAGGTCGATTTTTCCGACGGGACGCGGGAAGGGTACGACGTGCTGCTGGTCTCCACCGGGGGGAAGCCGGACGTCCCGACGCCGTTGATGAAGGGTATCCCCGCGATCCGGGTCTTCGACTCCCGGAAGGATGCGCTCGCCATCCGGGAGCGGGCGGCCCTTCCGGGGGGCGCGGTGGTCTACGGCCCCGGATACCTGGCGATCGAGGCGTGCCGGGCGCTGCGGGGGGCGAAGAAGGAAGTCGTCTGGGTCAAGCCGGACCTGCCGAAATACGGCTACCCGATCGCCGGCGAGCTGGAGGCGAGCATCCTGGACGACGTCCGCAACCGGGGCGCGCGGATCCTCGAAGGGGAGAACATCGTCCACGCGTGGGAAAAGGACGCGGAGACCACCGTGGTCCTCACGCGCGGCGGGGAGGAGATCCCCTGCTCCCTCGTGGTGGTCGCCACGGAGCGCGTCCCTTCCGTGGGATTCCTCTCCGGCAGCGGAGTGATGGTGGGGACGGGGGTCCTCGTGGACGATTTCCTGCGGACGAGCGCCCCGAACGTGTACGCCGCCGGGGATTGCGCCGAGTTCGCGAACCAGCCGAAGGGGGTGGGCCGAATCAACTTCGGCTGGCGCAGCGCCATCCGGCAGGGGCAGCTGGCGGGCGAGAACATGGCCGGAGGGAACAAGCGGTTCGGGGGGAACGAGGGGGATTACTTCTGGGCCCTCTTCGGCTTCTCCCTCCTGGACCGGGCGAAGAAATGA